In Sphingobacteriaceae bacterium, the following proteins share a genomic window:
- a CDS encoding multidrug ABC transporter ATP-binding protein: MILQINNLNKQYSNGVHALNDVSLTINKGMFGLLGPNGAGKSSLMRTLATLQDADSGSLTLGTIDVLKDKESVRKVLGYLPQEFGVYPRTSALELLDYLALLKGFGNAKERKEMVDHLLEKVNLYEHRKKAVSSYSGGMRQRFGIAQCLIGDPKLIIVDEPTAGLDPGERNRFYNILSEIGENIIVILSTHIVQDVRELCTQMAIMDKGKLLFSGNTDDALLQIKGKVWEKKVNKTELLNYKADYKVISDKLVGGAPLIHVFSENSLANGFSLAEENLEDVFFAKINELV, encoded by the coding sequence ATGATTTTACAGATAAACAATCTTAACAAACAATACAGCAATGGAGTTCACGCGCTAAACGACGTGAGTTTAACCATTAACAAAGGTATGTTTGGTTTGCTGGGTCCTAACGGCGCAGGCAAGTCTTCTCTTATGCGTACACTCGCCACCCTGCAGGATGCAGATAGCGGTTCCTTAACATTAGGAACTATAGATGTACTAAAAGATAAAGAATCTGTTCGTAAAGTTCTCGGCTACCTGCCACAGGAATTTGGGGTATACCCAAGAACCTCTGCTTTGGAGCTGCTGGACTATTTGGCTTTATTAAAGGGTTTTGGTAATGCCAAAGAGCGTAAAGAAATGGTGGATCATCTTCTGGAAAAAGTAAATCTATACGAACATCGAAAAAAAGCTGTAAGTAGCTACAGCGGAGGAATGCGTCAACGTTTCGGAATTGCACAATGTTTGATTGGTGATCCTAAACTCATCATTGTGGATGAACCAACGGCGGGCCTTGATCCGGGAGAAAGAAATCGCTTTTACAATATTTTAAGTGAGATTGGCGAAAACATCATTGTCATTCTTTCTACACACATCGTGCAGGACGTTCGCGAGCTCTGCACGCAAATGGCGATCATGGACAAAGGAAAACTACTGTTTAGCGGAAACACAGATGATGCACTGCTGCAAATAAAAGGCAAAGTCTGGGAGAAAAAAGTAAACAAGACTGAACTTTTAAATTATAAAGCCGATTATAAAGTCATTTCTGATAAGTTGGTAGGTGGCGCTCCACTCATTCACGTGTTCTCAGAAAATAGTTTAGCTAACGGTTTCAGCCTTGCCGAAGAAAATTTGGAAGATGTTTTTTTTGCAAAGATCAACGAATTAGTGTAA
- a CDS encoding ATP phosphoribosyltransferase, whose translation MSKLKIAIQKSGRLSEKSLALFKDCGIKLSNGDRKLKTESANFPVEVLYLRDDDIPQYVEQGVADIGIVGENEVWEKNKNVYTIEKLGFATCKLSLAIPKDEYYSGLSYFNQKKVATSYPRILQNFFSENSISAEIEEIGGSVEIAPGIGLANGIFDIVSTGSTLLMNGLKEVEVVYKSEAVLIANKVLAEDKHIILDKFLFRIKAVRNAVENKYILLNAPDEAVAKISSILPGIKSPTVLPLAMKGWSSIHSVVKEDEFWDVIDQLKLVGAQGILVIPIEKMIV comes from the coding sequence ATGAGTAAACTAAAAATTGCAATTCAAAAAAGCGGAAGGCTCAGCGAAAAATCACTCGCGCTGTTCAAAGACTGTGGCATCAAACTTTCTAATGGAGACCGTAAGTTAAAAACGGAGTCCGCAAATTTTCCTGTAGAAGTTTTGTACTTAAGGGATGATGACATTCCTCAATATGTAGAACAAGGTGTTGCAGACATTGGTATTGTTGGTGAAAATGAAGTCTGGGAGAAAAATAAAAATGTCTATACTATTGAAAAACTGGGCTTCGCTACCTGCAAGCTTTCACTGGCAATTCCTAAAGATGAGTACTATAGCGGACTCTCTTACTTTAATCAGAAGAAAGTAGCGACCAGTTATCCGCGTATTCTGCAGAATTTTTTCAGCGAAAATTCCATTAGCGCTGAGATCGAAGAAATAGGTGGGAGCGTTGAAATAGCACCTGGCATTGGTCTGGCCAACGGCATCTTTGATATTGTTAGTACAGGAAGCACCCTCTTAATGAATGGCCTTAAAGAAGTAGAAGTTGTTTACAAAAGCGAAGCGGTTTTAATAGCCAACAAAGTTCTGGCCGAAGATAAACACATAATCCTCGACAAATTTCTTTTCAGAATTAAAGCAGTAAGAAACGCTGTTGAAAATAAATATATTCTGTTGAATGCACCGGACGAAGCGGTCGCAAAGATCTCTTCCATTCTTCCGGGCATTAAATCGCCAACCGTTTTGCCATTGGCCATGAAGGGATGGAGCAGTATTCACTCTGTTGTAAAGGAAGACGAATTCTGGGATGTAATTGATCAGTTGAAACTTGTTGGAGCGCAGGGAATTTTAGTTATACCTATTGAAAAAATGATCGTTTGA